The following is a genomic window from Candidatus Palauibacter scopulicola.
CGGAGCCATGCAGGAGGCGGCACGGGCATTCGCGGTCGCGTTCGATCTCCCGCTCACGCGCATCGGGAGCGTGCGCGAAGGGGAGGGGCTGACCGTGAGCGGGAGATTGAATCCGGCGCTCCCCGCGGGGTTCGACCACTTCGAGGTCGAGCGTTGACCAGGACGGCGATCTTCTACGTCACACTCGTGCTTTCGACGGTTTTCTTCGGGGCCCTGGCGGCGACGGTTTCCCTCGTCGGAGGCGGCCGGGCCTGGATGGACCGGGCCAACCGGGGCTGGGCTCGTTCCGTGCTCTTTGCCGCGGGCGTGCGCGTCACCGTCCACGGGCTCGAGCACCTCCACTCGTCGGGGGTCCAGATCATCGCCGCGAACCACCAGTCCTACTTCGACATCTGGGCGCTCATCGCCGGTCTCCCCGCCTCCGTACGCTTCATCGCGAAGCGGGAGCTGGGGAACATTCCGATGCTCTCGGTGGGGATGCGCTCCGCGGGGCATGTGCTCATCGACCGCGACCGGCCCCGGAGCGCGAGGAAGACGCTGCGGGAGGCGGGCGGCCGGATGAGGGCCGAGCGGTTGACGCTGGTGCTGTTTCCCGAAGGGACGCGGTCGCGGGACGGCCGGCTGGGGCGTTTCCGGCGCGGCGCCTTCGCCCTCGCGCTGGAGACGCGGGCGCCGCTGGTACCCGCAGCGGTCCATGGCGGCCAGCGCGTCTATCCGCCCGGTGCGAAGCGGGTGACGCCCGGTTCGATCACGATACGGCTGGGGCCGGCGATTCGGCTGGACGGGGCGGAGCCGGCCGACCGGAAGACGTTGCTGCGCGAGACCCGGGTCGCCATCGAGACGATGCTGCCGGACGGAGGCATGGACGGCGCCGCGCCCGGGTAGCCGCCGTACTTCCGGAATACGCTGCCCGGGCGGTCCGCGCGCGACTTGTTCCCGGGCCGCGGAGCCCTATCTTCCGGCACGGGTGGAGGAAGAAGCGATCGCCGGGATCGCCGGGGGGAGGGGACACGCCTGTATGAACCGCCCCATACATCACCGAAGCCGAAGCGTCCCGTGACGGCCATCGTCCGGATCGTGGGCCGCGAGATCGTCGATTCGCGCGGCAACCCGACGGTCGAGGCCGACGTGCATCTCGAGAGCGGTGCGATCGGCCGTGCCGCCGTGCCGAGCGGTGCATCGACGGGAGAACACGAAGCGGTCGAGCTGCGCGACCGCGACCCCGCGCGCTACGGCGGCAAGGGCGTGCGACGCGCGGTCGCGCACGTCAACGGGGAGATCGCCGCGACGGTGCGCGGGTGGGACGCCTCGGATCAGCGCGGGCTCGACTCCGCGCTCATCTCGCTCGACGGTACGCCGAACAAGGGTCGTCTCGGCGCGAACGCAATCCTTGCCGTTTCCATGGCGGCGGCCCGCGCGGCCGCCACCTCGGCGGGAACGCCCCTGTTCCGGCACCTCGGCGGCCGAGATCCGCACGTCCTCCCGGTCCCGATGCTGAATATCCTCAACGGGGGCGTGCACGCGAACAACACGGTCGACATACAGGAGTTCATGATTCTGCCGCTCGGCGCGCGGCGTTTCTCCGACGGTCTTCGGGTCGGCGTAGAGGTGTTCCACGCCCTCAGGCGCCGGCTTGCGGATGGGGGCTATTCGACCGCCGTCGGGGACGAGGGCGGCGTGGCGCCGGATCTGTCTTCGAACCGTGAGGCCCTGGATCTCATCATGGCCGCGATCGTCGACGCGGGCTACGAACCCGGCGCGGATGTGGCGCTTTCTCTCGATTGTGCCGCGTCGGAGTTCTACGACGCGAAGGCCGGAACGTACCGCCTCGAGAGCGCCGGCGAGGCCGGAGAACTCGACGCCCGGGCGCTCGTGTCGCTCTATGAGGACTGGCTGGGAGCGTATCCCATCGTCTCGATCGAAGACGGTCTCCACGAAGACGACTGGGAGGGATGGGCGACCCTCACGTCCCGGCTCGGAGACCGCGTTCAGCTCGTGGGGGACGATCTCTTCGTGACCAGCGTGGATCGGCTGGCGCGCGGTATCGAGGCCGGGATCGGGAACGCGATCCTCATCAAGCTCAATCAGATCGGGACCGTGAGCGAGACGCTGGACGCGATCCGCCTGGCCGCCGAAGCGAACTTCGGCGTCGTCGTCTCGCACCGCTCGGGGGAGACGGCCGACACGTTCATCGCGGACCTCGCCGTGGCGACGAACGCCGGACAGATCAAGACGGGAAGCGCGTGCCGGTCGGAACGCGTCGCCAAGTACAACCAGTTGCTGCGGATTGAAGAACGGCTCGGCCCGAGGGCGACCTATCCGGGGTCCGCCGTGTACGGAGGCCGATGATGGCGGAGGCGGCCAACCGTCGGCTGACGCGGGCGATCACGTTCATCGCCCTGATCGGGGCGGGTTACTACTGGATGGTGGGCGGAGAATACACGAGGGCCGGCCTGGACCGACTCGAAAGGGAGATCGAGTCGCGGCGAGCGGAGAACACGGCCCGCGAAGCGGAACTCGCGTCGATCCGGGCGTGGGCCGACAGTCTCGTGTCGAACTCCTGGGCGATCGAGCGCGTGGCGCGGGAACGGTACGGATTCATCCGTCCCGACGAGATCCTGGTGCGGTTCGTCGACCTGGGAGAGAGGGAAGATCCTCCCGCCGCCGCGCCGCCGGCGGTGAACGTGCCGTAGTTTCCCCGGCAAGTGCCCGGCCGCGTTCGAAGGGCGCCGCATCGGCCGGCGGCTTGCCCCGAGCGCCACGACGTGTAGGATTGCGGACCCACAAGTACGGCAGGGTAGCTCAGCCTGGTAGAGCAAGGGACTCATAAGCCCTGGGTCGGGGGTTCAAATCCCCCCCCTGCCACTCGTTATGGCGGCGCAACACGAACTCGGAGCCGGGCCCGTCAGGGCCCTTGTGCGGTTCTCCGGCGAGCTCTCGACCAAGGCGCGCCGGACGCGGTCGCGCTTCCAGAACCGGCTCGCGGCCAACCTGCGCGATGCGTTCGACGCCGAAGGGGTCGACGCCGCGCTCGAGTCCGGCTGGAGCCGCTTTCATGTGGAGAGCCCGGACGCGGACTTCCTCGATCCGCTCCTGCGCACCTTCGGCGTATCCAGTTGTTCCGTGCTGGCCGGCGAGTGCGAGGCGGACCTCGACACGATCGTCGCCACGGGGACGGCCCTCTTCGCCGAATCCGTGCGCGGCCGTAGCTACGCGGTGCGCGCGCGCCGCTCCGGCTCGCATGGCTTTTCCTCGTCCGACATCCAGCAGCGTCTCGGCGCGTCCCTCAACCCCGGCGCCACCGTGGACCTCGGGAATCCCGACATCACCGTGTTCGTCGAGGTCCGTGACGAACGGGTCTTCTTTCACGAGGACAGGATCCGGGGACCGTCCGGCCTGCCGCTCGGAGTGCAGGGGCACGCCCTCGCCCTCATCTCCGGCGGCTTCGATTCGGCCGTCGCCGCCTGGATGGCGCTACGCCGCGGGATCCGCCTCGACTACGTCTTCTGCAACCTCGGCGGGAGCGCGTACGAGCGGATGGTCGTGGAGGTCACGAAGATCCTCGCGGATCGCTGGAGCTACGGGACGCGGCCCCGGCTGCACGTCCTCGAATTCGGCCCGGTCGTCGAGGCGATGCGGGCCCGCGCAAAGCCCGCGTACCTGCAGGTTGTCCTCAAGCGGATGATGTATCGGGCGGCGGCGACGATCGGGGAACGGATCGGGGTCGAGGCGATCGTCACGGGCGAGTCGGTCGGACAGGTCTCCTCGCAGACGCTCCGCAATCTCCGCGCGATCGAGAACGCCTCCTCGCTTCCGGTGCTGCGACCCCTGCTCGGATTCCACAAGGAGGAGATCCTCGACCGGGCGCGGGAGATCGGCACCTACGACCTGTCCTCCCGCGTGCGCGAGTACTGCGATCTCGTGCCGCAACGGCCCGTCACGGCGTCGTCGCCGGAGGCCGCCGAAGCGCAGGAGTCGGCCGTGGGCTTCGCGGAACTCGATGAGGCGGTTGCCGGCGCGGCCGTGCACGATGTACGCGCCCTGCGTCCGGAATCCATGGTCGGGGCGTCTCTGTACGTGGCCGACGTGCCGGACGGGGCGCGCGTCCTCGACACCCGCTCCCGCGACGCGTTCGAGGCCTGGCACTGGCCGGGGGCCATCCCTCGCGACCTGCCGCAACTCGAGCGGGACTTCGGCGAACTCGATCGCGACGCGACCTACGTGCTCTGCTGCGCGGAGGGCGTGCGGACGGCCTACCTGGCCGAGGTCATGCAACGCGCGGGATACGAGGCCTACTCCTTCCTCGGCGGGGCGCCCCGCATGCGGCGCGTCGCGCGAGGCCGGCCGGGGATCGACTGATCGCGGCCCGCTTTGACACCCCTGCCCATGCGGGGCGAGCTTGGGCCGCATGAGCGGGAACGAGCGCGGGATGACGGCGGCCCTGGAGGCCGTGCGGCAGGGAGAGGTGCCGACGCACGTCGCCGTCATCATGGACGGGAACGGCCGCTGGGCGAGACAGCGTGGCCTGCCGAGGTGGGAAGGGCACCGCGCGGGCATGACGGCGGTGCGGGAGATCATCGAGGGGGCGGCGGAGGCCGGCGTGGCCCACCTGACCCTTTACGCCTTCTCGGATGAGAACTGGTACCGGCCGTCCATCGAGGTGGAAGCGCTGATGACGCTCCTCCAGGAGTACGTGAGGAGCCAGCGCGAAGCTCTCGTCAGGCACGGCATCCGGGTCACTGTGTTCGGCGACCGCCTGCGGCTTCCGGAAGAGGCCCGGCGGGCGATTTCGGAACTCGAGGCGTCGACGGAGGGCGGGACGGCCCTGGAGGTGCACCTCGCGATCAGCTACGGATCGCGGGCAGAACTCGCGGGGGTGGCGCGAACGCTCGCGCAGCGATGCCTGGAGGGCGAGCTGGCACCGGAGGAGATCGACGCCGAACGCTTCGGTGCCGAACTCCTGACGAGGGACTGGCCTGATCCGGACCTTCTGATCCGCACCTCGGGGGAGCAGCGCATCTCCAACTTCCTCCTCTGGCAGCTCGCGTACGCGGAACTCTTCGTGACGGATGTCCTCTGGCCCGACTTCACGCGCGAGCACCTCTTCGGCGCGCTCGTCGACTACCGGCGCCGCGAGCGGAGATTCGGGCTGGTCAAGACGTGAGGCCGCCGGGTCCGTCATGAGCTCCAATCTTCGCAGGAGGCTCGCCGTCGCCGGGGTCGGAGTCCCCCTCTGCGCGCTGTTGACCTACGCGGGCGGGGTCGTCTTCGTCACGGGGCTGGGCGCGGCGGCCGCGCTCGGTTACCGGGAGTTCGCGGCGATGATGCGCGGGACGGGGACGCGGGTCCTCGCGCTGCCGGGCGCGGTGGCCGCGTTTCTCTTCCCGTTCGCCGTCTTCGCGGGCGGTATCGAGGGCGGCGGAGCCTATGCCGCGGGCCTGATGCTCGGCCTCCCCGCGCTCGCGCTCGCGACGGTGGACCTCTCGGAGCGGCCGATGCGGGCCGCCGCCTGCACGACGTTCGGAGTCTTCTACGTCGGAGGGCTGCTCGCGCTGGGCGTCCCCCTGCGCGAAGGCGGACTCCTGCTCCCGGCCGGCGGCGATGCGGGCGCCGGGCGGATGGCCGGCACGCTTCTCTTCTTCCTTCCGATCGTCATCACGTGGCTTGCCGACACCGCGGCGTACGTCGGCGGACGAGCGCTCGGGAAACGCCCGCTCGCGCCGCGGCTGAGCCCCAACAAGACGGTGGCGGGAGCGGTGTGCGCGCTGCTGGCGGGCATCGCCACGGCCGTCCTCTATCCGCGGTTCCTCCTCCCGGACGTCTGGGTACTGGACATCGTGTCCACGCTGGCCTTCGGGCTGGTCGTGACGGGGCTGGCGATCATCGGCGATCTTGCCGAATCCGCGCTCAAGCGCGAGTGCGGCGTGAAGGATTCGTCGGGCCTTCTCCCCGGGCACGGGGGCATGCTGGACCGGCTCGATTCCATCCTGTGGGCGGTCCCGGCCGCGTTACTCTTCCTCGTCTTCGCGTGACGGCGGCCGGAGGCGGTCCGGGTTTCCCGGAGGTCCGGGCTTGAAACACGTCGCCGTCCTCGGCGCCACGGGATCCGTCGGCGGGGGCACGCTCGAGGTGATCCGCCGCCACCCGGCGCGGTTTCGCGCCGCCGTCCTGACGGCGAACCGCCGATGGGAGGCGCTCGACGCCCTCGCCCTCGACGAGGAGCCCGATTTCGTTGTGCTCGGGACTCCGCCCCCGGAGGACTTCGCTCCGCGCTGGGCCGGAGAATGGCGTTTCGGCGCGGCTGCGCTCGCGGAGGCCGCCGGATCGTCCGGGGTCGACATCGTGCTCAATGCGGTCGTGGGATTCGCCGGGCTCGACGCGACGCTGGCGGCGCTCGACGCGGGGAAGCGGCTTGCGCTTGCCAACAAGGAGTCGCTCGTGGCGGGAGGAGACCTCGTGATGCGGGCGCTGCGCCGCGGCGGCGGCGAACTCCTGCCCGTGGACAGCGAACACTCCGCGGTCCACCAGTGCCTGGCCGGGCGTCCCGTGTCGGAGGTCGCGCGGGTCACTCTCACGGCTTCGGGCGGTCCTTTCCGCGAGTGGCCGGCGCCGCGACTCGCCGCCGTGACGCCCGCCGACGCGCTGCGTCACCCCACCTGGTCGATGGGAGCCAAGATCTCGATCGACTCCGCCACGCTGGCGAACAAGGCGCTTGAAGTCATCGAGGCGCACACGTTGTTCGACCTCCCCTACGAGCGCATCGAGGTCGTCGTGCACCCCACGTCGATCGTCCACTCACTCGTCGAATTCAGGGACGGTTCCTCGCTCGCGCAGTTGGGCCGGCCCTCGATGGAGATTCCGATCCTGTGGGCGCTCGGCTACCCCGACCGGCTGGATGACGCACGTCGGGAGGCGGCGTTCGACCCCGTACGGGATGGTCCGCTGGCGTTCGAACCGGTGCGGGAGGAGGATTTTCCCCTCTTCCGGGCGGGGGTCGCGGCGGGAGAGGCGGGAGGCGAGTTTCCGGTGGCCTTCAACGCGGCCAACGAGGTTGCGGTCGAGAGGTTCCTCTCCGGGGACGTCGGTTTCAGGGAACTCGCCGATGTCGTGCTTCGTACGCTGGAACGGTTCTCGTCGCGCGCCATCGAATCGGTGGAGGATGCGCGGCGCGTCGATAGCCGGGCGCGCGCCATCGCCCGCGACCCACAGTGGGAGTCCAAGTCGGGAGACGCTGAGTGATCGTAACGATTCTGGTAACCATCCTTGTCCTGGGCGTGCTCATTTTCGTGCACGAGCTGGGGCATTTCGCCGCTGCGAAGAGCGTCGGGATCGACGTGCCGCGGTTTTCGATCGGCCTCGGCCCGAAGATGGTGGGTTTCCGGCGCGGGGGAACGGAGTATGTCCTCTCATGGATCCCTCTCGGCGGCTACGTCAAGATGGCGGGGATGGCGGAGGAGGAAGTGACGTCGACGCTCGAGGGCGGAGGCGCCCCGGAAGCGACGGCGGGCCGCGGCGCGCGCCCGGGGCCCGGCGACTTCGACGGGAAGCCGCTCTGGGCCCGCGTCTACGCCATCTCGGCCGGCGTCATCATGAACTGGCTGTTCGCGGTGGTCGCCTTCGCGGCGCTCGCCATGGGGCGTGGCGTGTTCGAGCCGCGGATCGCCGAGGTCGCGCCCGGGTCACCCGCCGCGGAGGCGGGGCTGCGGAGCGACGATCTGATCCGGCGCGTGGATGGCGCCGCGGTGCACGACCCCGCGCAGGTAACGATGCGGATCGAGCGCCGCCCGGGCGAATCGATCGACATCGTCGTCGAACGCGGAGGGGAGCAGCTCACCTTCGTCGCGACGCCCGACGCGGTCGAGCAGTACTCGGACCTCACGGGAGAATCGAGGACGGTCGGGCGCGTCGGGATCACCATCGGCGCTGACGGCGGTCGGGCGGGCCCCATCGAGGCGCTGGGACGCGGGTGGTCGGATACAGCCTACTGGGGCGGCGCCATCCTTCAGTTCCTCGGAGACCTGGTCACCGGACGAAGTTCGGCGCGGGAGGTGGGCGGCCCCATCCTCATCGGCGAGATTTCCGGTCGCGCCGCGCGCGCGGGATTCTGGGAGCTCCTGAGTTTCATGGCGATCATCAGCGTCAACCTCGCCATCTTCAACCTCTTGCCGATTCCCGTCCTCGACGGGGGCCACCTGCTCTTCCTGGGGATCGAGGCCGTCCGGGGCCGGGCGCTCAGCATCGAGGCGCGGATGCGGTTCACGACGGTGGGGATGGTCTTCGTCCTCGCCCTCATGGTGTGGGCCGTCGGGAACGACGTGCTGAGGGTGCTTCTCCGCTAGCAGGCCGTGGCCGGCTACAACAGAGTGAGTTGTTCGGCGTCGGCGCGGGCCCTCGCGAGCGCGGCCACGTCATAGCGGGGGCCGGGTTCGTCCTGAGCGGCGACGTCCAGCACTCCATCGTATCCCGCCGGCGCCAGCCCTTCCGCCACCCTGTCCAGGGCGAGTTCCCGGTCGTTGCACTCCTGGCTCAGGTGCGCGAGCAGGATACCGCCCAGCCCGGGGTGCGCGAGCTCGCGCGCGAACTCGGCCGCGTGGCGGTTGGAGAGGTGTCCGCGGCTGCCCCCGATCCGCTGCTTCACGCGCCAAGGATAGGAGGCGGCCCGGAGACGGTGCTCGTCGTGGTTCGCTTCCATGACGAGAAAGGCACACTCCCGGAGCGCCACGCGGACGGGGGTGGTCGGTCGCCCGAGGTCCGTCGCGATACCCACGCGCAGCCCCGTGGGCCGGTGCCGGACCGTGACGGCGACGGGTTTCGCGGCGTCGTGCGCGGTGGGGGCGGCCTCGATCGCGAGGTCGCCGATCTCGAGTCCCGTGAGCGGCAGGTCTCCGCATCGCTCCTGCCCGCGCAGGAGGGGGGCGCAGGCGCGGCGTGTCGGAGCGTTCATCGCGAGTGGCCAGCCCCAGCGGCGTGCTCCGATGCCGATGCCCGCGGCGTGATCCCGGTGCTCGTGCGTGACGACGACGAGGTCGATGGCTTCGGGCTCGACATCGAGTTCGCCGAGTCGGCGGGCGAGCTGGACCCCGGAGAACCCCGCATCTACGAGTACGCGGGCGCGGTCGCCCTCGACGAGGAACGCGTTGCCGCGGCTGCCGGAGCCCAGCGACGCGACGGTCAGGCTCACGAGCCGCGGGCCTCGTCCCAGGCGTCGCCCAGCCAGTCCCGGAGTTCCCGGGTCCCTTCGAGCCCCCGGCGCTCGGCGACCCGGAGGGCCGTGGAGAGGAAATCGCCGCGGCGATGCGCCTCCGGCCTCCGGCCTCCTCCCCACGAGAAGGGCTCCACCCACCGGGGCGGCGGCTCGGCGCCGAACAGGCTGGAGCCGGCGCCGACGACCGCGCCGGTTTCGAGCCGGGTGCCGACGCCGGTCTTCACGTGATCGCCGAGCAGGCAGCCGAACTTGACGAGTCCGGTGTCCTGCCGCGCGCCGGGCGGCCCGACCCGGATCGAACCATAGGTGTGCTTGAGATCGCTGTTTGTCGTGGCCGCGCCGAGGTTGACCCAGCGGCCGAGGTACGCATGTCCGAGGAACCCGTCGTGCGCCTTGTTCGAATAGCCCAGCATCGTGACGCGGTCGACCTCGCCCCGAACGCGGGCGCGGGGTCCCCCCGAGAAGCGCGAGATGTGGCCCCCGAGCAGCTGCGAGCCGGTTCCCGCGTAGAGCGGCCCGCCGAGGCGGGTGCCCGCGAGGACCTCGACTCCGGCGCCGAGTTCGATCGGGCCCTCGCGCGCATCGAACAGCACGCCGGGTTCCACGCGCGCGCCCTCGCCGACGCGGATCGGGGCGTCGCCGAGGCGCCAGCAGCCGTCCGGCAGCTCCGGTTCCGGGTCCGGCGCGGCCGCCAGGTCCGCGGCCAGCCGGTCGGGACCGGCGGATACCAGGTCCCACGGGTGTCCAAGCCAGGCGCCGGGCACCGCGCGGTCGGGCAGCCCGGGCCGGGGGCGGGGCGCGGCGAACCAGTCCGCCCGCGGCGGCTCGGCGTCGGCGCCCAGGCGGACGCCCGCCATCCGGTCGGCGACCCAGAGGTTGGCGGGCGCGTCGCTCCACGCCGCGTCGAGCGACGGCACGGCCCGCGCGTTCCACGCGGTCAAGGGCGCGGACAGCCCGTCCGCATCCAGGCAGCGCGGCGCTCCGGGCTCCGCGTACCGGCGCAGCCATGGGCGCGTCACATGCCCGGCCACGCGCGTCCGCGCCACCCGTTCCAACCGCTCACGCAACGTCCAGCGGCCGAAGACGAGTTCGCCGCAGGGCCGCGTGAGGGCGAAGGGGGCCCAGCCGTCCGCCCGCTCGTCGTCGAACATGACGAGCGTCGTCAACGCGGCGCGTCGGAGGAGGAGGGGTCCGCGTCGATCCGTCCCAGGCGAGCGTCGAGTCCCGCCGCTTCCTCGCGCGGCATCACGAGGAGTTCGCCGTTCGCCTCCACGATGACCAGCCCCGACACCCCGATGACCGTGGCCCGGCAGGACTCGGCCCACACGACGTTCTCCGCCGCGTCGATCAGACGAGTGGAGCCGACCGAAGCGTTTCCCGCCTCGTCCACCTCGCGGGAGCGCAGGAGCGCGCTCCACACGCCGAGGTCGTCCCAGGCGAATCGCGCCTCCACCGCGGCCACGCGCTCGGCTCGCTCCATCACGCAGACGTCGATCGCGACCGGCTCGGCCCGCGCGAAGAACCCCTCCGCATCGCCGCGTTCGAGCGCCGGCCACGCTCCCGCGAGTTCGTGCGCGCAGCGTCGGGCGGCCTCGAGCAGGTCGGCGGCTCGCCACGCGAAGATACCGGAGTTCCACAGGAAGCGTCCGGACTTCAGGTACTCCCGGGCCGTGGCGGGATCCGGCTTCTCCACGAAACGCCGTACCTCCCGTGCGCCGGACGCGGTCTCCCGCCCGGTCTCCACGTACCCGAACCCGGTCTCGGGGCGGTTCGGCCGCACGCCGACGCAGCACAGGTACCCTTCCCGGGCCGCCTCGAGGGCCGGCCGCAGCGTGTCGGCGAGGGCTCCCGGCGGCTCGATGCGGTGGTCCGCGTGCATGGAGATCATCAGGGCGCCCGGGTGGGCGCGCTCGATTTCGGCCGCGGCCCAGACGAGAGCCGGCCCGGTGCCGCGCGCCTCCGGCTCGACGAGCGCATCGACGCCCGCCGCATCCAGGCTTGGCCGCATGAGCTTCACGAGGCGTTCGGCCGCGACGACCCGGACGCGCGGGGCGCCCACGAGCGCGACGGCGCGGGCGAGCGTATCGTCGATGAGCGGGGCGGGCCCCGCGAGGGGCAGGAGTTGCTTCGGACGGGCCGGGGTCGATGCGGGCCAGAACCGGCGGCCGATCCCGCCCGCGAGGACCGCGCAGTACGCCTCGAGGTGCACCGACAGAGCCTCCCTCCCGTCCTCCGAACCGCCCTTCGCGTGCGCCGGGACCTTCCCGCCGCGGGCCGCCCGCGACGCGGCCAAGCTACGGACGCCGCGGGTGCCGCGCCACGTTGCCGGCCCTGCCGGCCGATCCCGCGCCGCCGGGGTGTTTTTTCTTGCCCGAGTCCTCCCCGGGCGACAGTTTTCGCGCCATGTTCCCCCGACAACGAACCTGCCCGTCCGTCCGGCTCGGAGCGCTGCTCCTCGCGCTCGCGGCGACGGCCTGCGACGATCCGTTCGATGCCTTCCTCGGCGATGTTCCGCTCACGCCGACGGAGGTCACGCTGTATGACTACGTGACGGGCCGCCTCGAAGATCCTCCAGCGTTCGACATCGTCCTCGCGGTGCCCGCTCGCGTCGACCAGACGCTGAACTGGGATTTTCTCTTTCGGATCCGGGCCGGCGCGCCGGAACTCGTCCCCTTCTCGGCGATCGCGGACAGCGTCACCGACGCGGGTCTGCAAATCACCGGCGAACGCTTCGACGCGGTGCTCGAGGCGCCGGAGGAGGGGTACACCCTGAACGCGCCCATCGCGGTGCAGCCGGGGGACGTGCTCATCGCGCGCAGCCGCGTCGACCCGAACAATTTTCTCGCGTGCAGCCGCTACGCGAAGCTGCAGGTGCTGTCCATCGATCCCGAAGCGGGCACGATCGTCTTCCGCCACCTGGTGAACCCGAACTGCGGAGACATCGTCCTCGAACCGGGAACGCACGGTTCGCTGTGACGCCCTGTCCGGCCGGTCCCGCCCCGCACCGACATGCTTGACCTCAGGACCCTCCGCGACGACCCCGAGCCGGTCCGCGCCGCCATGCGGAAACGCGGCGACGAGCAGGCCGCGGGACTCGTGGAGGAGGCGCTGCGGGCGGACGAGATCCGCCGCCGCCTGATCCGGGAAGTGGAGGTCCTCAAGGCCGAGCGAAACACGGCGTCGAAGGCGATCGGCGCCGCGAAGGGCAGGGGAGAGGACGCATCGGCGGAGATCGAGGCCATGCGCCATGTGGCCGCGCGGATCCGGGCCCTCAATGCGGACCTCGCGCGCACCGAGGCGGAGCTTCGCGATCACCTCCTGCAGATCCCGAACATCCCCGACGCACGCGTCCCGCCCGGCGAGGAAGGGGAGGGGCCGACGGTCGCGGAGTGGGGCGTCCCGCGGAAGGGCGACGTGCCGCCCCACTGGGTGCTCGGAGCGACGCACGGCCACGCGGACCCCGGCGGCGCCACGCTGCCGGGGGGCAAGACGCCGTCGCTGGATATCGAGCGCGGGGCGAAGATCGCGGGCTCGGGCTTTCCGCTCCTCGTCGGGGGCGGCGCCCGCCTCAGCCGCGCGCTCGTTCAGTTCATGCTGGACCTCCACGTCCGCGAGCACGGATACCTGGAGGTCCTGCCCCCTCTCGTCGTCTCGCGGGACTCTATGACGGGGACCGGCCACATCCCCAAGTTCGAGGACGACGCCTACCGGACGGACCCCGACGACCTCTTCCTCGTGCCCACGGCCGAGGTGCCCCTCACGAATCTGCACCGGGGAGAGATCCTGTCCGCGGGCGACCTGCCGCTCGCCTACGTCGCGCACACGCCCTGCTTCCGGCGGGAGGCCGGCGCCGCGGGCCGCGATACGCGCGGGCTCCTGCGGGTTCACCAGTTCGACAAGGTGGAGATCGTCCGCATCTGCCGGCCCGAGGATTCGGAGGCGCAACTGGAGCTCCTGACTCGCCACGCGGAGCGGGTGCTCGAGCTCCTGGGAGTCCCCTACCGGCGGGTGCTGCTCCCGCTGGGAGATCTCGGATTCGCGAACGCGATCACGTACGACCTGGAGATATGGGCTCCCGGCGTCGAGGCGTGGCTCGAGGTGTCCAGTTGCTCGTCGTACGGGGATTTCCAGGCGCGGCGCGCCGATATCCGCTTCCGGCCCGAGGGCGGGGGACGCCCCCTGCACGTGCACACGCTGAACGGTTCGGCGCTGGCCCTGGCCCGGCTCATCGTGGTGTTGCTCGAGACCGGTTTCCGCGAGGGTGAGGGGATCCTGCTGCCGGAGATTCTCCACCCCTATCTCGGGTTCGAGCGGCTCGAGTCCTGCCGGTGATCCGGCTCTGGAACCGGCGCGGCGGCGCGCTTCTGCTCGCGGTTCTGTCCACGGGTGTTCTCGTCTGGTCCGCCATCTTCTCGCGTCAGCAGGCGGAGGAACGCCGGCTCGACGCCGCGGTTCTCGGACAGTTGACGGCCATCAGCATCGCGGCCGCGGCGGGCAACCTCACGGTCGAAGAACAGAACGAACTCTGGAACCAGGCCTCGCAGCAGGTGGGC
Proteins encoded in this region:
- the serS gene encoding serine--tRNA ligase, whose product is MLDLRTLRDDPEPVRAAMRKRGDEQAAGLVEEALRADEIRRRLIREVEVLKAERNTASKAIGAAKGRGEDASAEIEAMRHVAARIRALNADLARTEAELRDHLLQIPNIPDARVPPGEEGEGPTVAEWGVPRKGDVPPHWVLGATHGHADPGGATLPGGKTPSLDIERGAKIAGSGFPLLVGGGARLSRALVQFMLDLHVREHGYLEVLPPLVVSRDSMTGTGHIPKFEDDAYRTDPDDLFLVPTAEVPLTNLHRGEILSAGDLPLAYVAHTPCFRREAGAAGRDTRGLLRVHQFDKVEIVRICRPEDSEAQLELLTRHAERVLELLGVPYRRVLLPLGDLGFANAITYDLEIWAPGVEAWLEVSSCSSYGDFQARRADIRFRPEGGGRPLHVHTLNGSALALARLIVVLLETGFREGEGILLPEILHPYLGFERLESCR